One window of Burkholderia thailandensis E264 genomic DNA carries:
- a CDS encoding immunity 52 family protein codes for MDISLQFKDASLTPTSFEEILSRIHVVTSALTTLNPKFNTWFAQGSSRDEALLYPVFEEGHPTTAILAVLKQKFSKNPPTSYVALWDGDENEDQGATIACHVNSAGLPNTFELSLFDAPILRDLNAVEKIVRATITAFGPAYVCVAPRSYVTKQVFDDKPGVGWMLYLPRVITQQQVPEARALIPVTTDGKKQQGTIIVSTTDAPFSMQVPEHVEVANRIEIRLVDQDLLPAFSDI; via the coding sequence ATGGATATCAGCCTCCAATTCAAAGATGCATCATTGACCCCGACGAGCTTCGAGGAAATTCTGTCACGCATTCATGTCGTGACATCCGCACTGACCACCCTCAACCCGAAGTTCAATACGTGGTTTGCGCAGGGTAGTAGCCGAGATGAAGCCTTGCTGTATCCGGTGTTCGAAGAGGGACATCCGACGACTGCGATCCTCGCTGTCTTGAAGCAAAAGTTCTCGAAAAATCCGCCCACCTCGTACGTCGCGCTGTGGGATGGCGACGAGAACGAAGACCAAGGCGCGACCATCGCGTGCCACGTCAATTCCGCCGGTCTGCCCAACACATTCGAACTCTCACTGTTCGATGCGCCTATCCTTCGCGATCTGAATGCCGTGGAAAAAATCGTGCGCGCAACGATCACAGCCTTCGGTCCCGCATACGTCTGCGTGGCACCACGAAGCTACGTTACGAAACAGGTTTTCGATGACAAGCCGGGGGTCGGTTGGATGCTTTACTTGCCCCGCGTCATCACACAGCAGCAGGTTCCCGAAGCACGTGCATTGATCCCCGTAACGACCGACGGAAAGAAGCAACAAGGCACGATCATTGTCAGCACTACCGATGCCCCTTTTTCCATGCAGGTTCCCGAACACGTCGAGGTCGCGAACCGCATCGAGATTCGGCTCGTCGATCAAGATCTGCTGCCCGCATTCTCCGACATTTAA
- a CDS encoding lysozyme: MAKLPKKTLAGVVGAIAAGVLTVIVPKFEGVKLAGYLDPVGIPTKCMGDTRDVIVGRTYSEAECRQSLETQLIAHAEPVLRCTPGLKDRPYQLAAAVSFAYNVGANAYCASTTARRFNAGDLRGACRAINEADDGRPQWVTARGRVLPGLVKRRAEERAICERGL; encoded by the coding sequence ATGGCTAAGTTGCCGAAGAAGACGCTCGCCGGCGTCGTCGGCGCGATCGCGGCCGGTGTGCTGACGGTGATCGTGCCGAAGTTCGAGGGCGTCAAGCTGGCGGGCTACCTCGATCCGGTCGGCATTCCGACGAAGTGCATGGGCGACACGCGCGACGTCATCGTTGGCAGGACATACAGCGAGGCCGAGTGTCGCCAGTCGCTCGAAACGCAATTGATCGCGCACGCTGAACCCGTGCTGCGTTGCACGCCGGGGCTGAAAGATCGTCCGTATCAGCTCGCGGCGGCCGTCAGCTTTGCATACAACGTCGGCGCGAACGCCTACTGCGCCAGCACGACGGCGAGGCGCTTCAACGCGGGCGACCTGCGCGGCGCGTGCCGCGCGATCAACGAAGCCGACGACGGCCGCCCGCAATGGGTAACGGCGCGGGGCCGGGTGTTGCCCGGTTTGGTGAAGCGGCGGGCGGAAGAGCGCGCGATTTGCGAGCGGGGGCTGTGA
- a CDS encoding GSU2403 family nucleotidyltransferase fold protein — protein MSSFAEFSRLALTLEPWRQHIVFVGGWAFRLYGYEPRAYTADHKPIFTQDADVAYDKRELIEGDIKTALEGAGFTEQPNLAGGFRPPAMRYNLDGDENGFYAEFLTPLTGSGKKRDGKGGLKEDATERYAGIVAQKLRFLEVLLFKPWLVTIPKEESGLDEAVADLRVPNPVSFMIQKLLIRDRREGKKRAQDVLYIHGTLQIFYGVVENDLVPIWKELEATLHANQRKSVREGVQELFSEMNDVIREAAEIPDDKLDPEAMLQLCREGFEELFGDI, from the coding sequence ATGAGCAGCTTCGCGGAATTCAGCAGACTTGCGTTAACCCTGGAGCCGTGGCGGCAGCACATCGTCTTTGTCGGCGGATGGGCATTCCGGTTGTACGGGTACGAGCCGCGTGCTTACACGGCGGACCATAAGCCGATCTTCACACAGGACGCGGACGTGGCCTACGACAAGCGCGAACTCATAGAAGGCGATATCAAGACGGCATTGGAAGGGGCTGGCTTCACTGAACAGCCAAACCTTGCTGGTGGGTTCAGGCCGCCGGCGATGCGCTACAACCTGGACGGCGATGAAAACGGGTTTTACGCTGAGTTTCTTACCCCGCTCACGGGGAGCGGGAAGAAGCGCGACGGGAAAGGAGGATTGAAGGAGGACGCAACCGAACGGTACGCAGGAATCGTCGCGCAAAAGCTCCGGTTCCTCGAAGTCCTCCTGTTTAAACCTTGGCTTGTGACCATTCCGAAAGAAGAGTCTGGGCTTGACGAGGCTGTGGCCGATCTTCGCGTGCCGAACCCGGTGAGTTTCATGATTCAGAAACTTTTGATCCGGGACAGGCGGGAGGGGAAAAAGCGCGCTCAGGACGTGCTATACATCCACGGCACACTCCAGATCTTCTACGGAGTAGTCGAGAATGATCTCGTTCCAATCTGGAAGGAACTGGAGGCGACGCTGCATGCCAACCAGCGAAAGTCGGTCCGCGAAGGCGTGCAAGAACTCTTCTCGGAGATGAACGACGTCATCCGCGAAGCGGCAGAAATTCCTGATGACAAGCTGGACCCTGAAGCGATGCTGCAGCTGTGCAGGGAAGGCTTCGAAGAACTTTTCGGCGACATCTAG
- a CDS encoding inositol monophosphatase family protein: MHPMLNIAVKAARRAGQIINRASLDLDLIEIRKKQQNDFVTEVDKAAEDAIIETLKTAYPGHAILAEESGESGDESEFQWIIDPLDGTTNFIHGFPYYCVSIALAHKGVVTQAVVYDPNRNDLFTATRGRGAYLNDRRIRVGRRDRLADALIGTGFPFREKDGLDAYTRLFTEMTQACTGLRRPGAAALDLANVAAGRLDGFFEQGINVWDVAAGSLLITEAGGLVGNYTGDSDFLHRREIIAANPKVYAQMIPILSRYTHTRPADE; this comes from the coding sequence ATGCATCCCATGCTCAACATCGCTGTCAAGGCGGCTCGCCGCGCCGGACAGATCATCAATCGCGCATCGCTCGATCTCGATCTGATCGAGATTCGCAAGAAGCAGCAGAACGATTTCGTGACGGAAGTCGACAAGGCGGCGGAAGACGCAATCATCGAAACGCTGAAGACCGCCTATCCGGGTCACGCGATCCTCGCCGAGGAATCGGGCGAGTCGGGCGACGAATCCGAATTCCAGTGGATCATCGATCCGCTCGACGGCACGACGAACTTCATTCACGGCTTTCCGTACTACTGCGTGTCGATCGCGCTCGCGCACAAGGGCGTTGTCACGCAGGCGGTAGTCTACGACCCGAACCGCAACGACCTCTTCACCGCGACGCGCGGCCGCGGTGCCTACCTGAACGATCGGCGCATCCGCGTCGGCCGGCGCGACCGCCTGGCGGACGCGCTGATCGGCACGGGCTTTCCGTTCCGCGAAAAAGACGGCCTCGACGCCTACACGCGCCTCTTCACCGAGATGACGCAGGCGTGCACCGGGCTGCGCCGTCCGGGCGCGGCCGCGCTCGATCTCGCGAACGTCGCGGCGGGCCGCCTCGACGGCTTCTTCGAGCAAGGCATCAACGTGTGGGACGTCGCGGCGGGCAGCCTGCTCATCACGGAGGCGGGCGGCCTCGTCGGCAATTACACGGGCGACTCCGATTTCCTGCACCGGCGCGAGATCATCGCCGCGAATCCGAAGGTCTATGCGCAGATGATTCCGATCCTGAGCCGCTATACGCATACGCGGCCGGCGGACGAATGA
- a CDS encoding IS3-like element ISButh1 family transposase (programmed frameshift) → MEILTEPERRRRRTAQEKIAIVQETLEPGASVSAVARRHGVNANQVFGWRKQYQEGSLAAVKAGESVVPASELAAAIKEIKELQRLLGKKTLEVEILKEAVEWGRFKKPDCALALAAGGRPMKTVCEVLGVARSAVAVKRTRSSDWRDGRRARVTNDAGLVEEIQAHVAHLPTYGYRRVWALLRRSREQTGAPCINVKRVYRVMREHQLLLRRPGVRRDKRRHDGRVAVDRSNTRWCSDGFEFRCDDGTPLRVTFALDCCDREAMSWAATTGGHSGDVVRDVMLAAVEQRFGTTQAAQPIEWLTDNGSAYIDHHTRSFARELGLEPLTTPVRSPQSNGMAESFVKTMKHNYVAYMDKSDAPTALSRLAIAFEHYNERHPHKALKYRSPREFRRNAVSST, encoded by the exons ATCGAAATTCTGACCGAGCCGGAGCGCCGTCGTCGGCGCACGGCGCAAGAAAAAATCGCCATCGTGCAGGAAACATTGGAACCGGGAGCGTCGGTGTCGGCCGTTGCACGTCGGCACGGCGTCAATGCCAACCAGGTGTTCGGCTGGCGCAAGCAATACCAGGAAGGCAGTCTGGCGGCGGTGAAGGCAGGCGAAAGCGTTGTGCCGGCATCTGAGCTGGCCGCCGCCATCAAGGAAATCAAGGAACTGCAACGGCTACTCGGGAAGAAGACGCTGGAGGTCGAAATCCTGAAAGAAGCCGTGGAATGGGGCCGTT TCAAAAAACCTGATTGCGCGCTCGCCCTTGCTGCCGGGGGACGACCGATGAAGACGGTCTGCGAAGTTCTCGGCGTGGCGCGCTCTGCCGTGGCGGTGAAGCGAACTCGCTCGTCCGACTGGCGCGATGGTCGCCGTGCCCGCGTGACCAACGATGCCGGGCTGGTCGAGGAGATTCAGGCCCATGTGGCGCATCTGCCGACCTACGGCTACCGGCGTGTCTGGGCGCTGCTGCGCCGCAGTCGGGAGCAGACCGGTGCGCCGTGCATCAACGTCAAGCGCGTGTATCGGGTCATGCGGGAGCATCAGTTGCTGCTGCGCCGCCCCGGCGTGCGGCGAGACAAGCGGCGACATGACGGTCGCGTTGCCGTGGACCGCAGCAACACCCGCTGGTGCTCCGATGGCTTCGAGTTCCGGTGCGACGATGGTACGCCGCTGCGCGTGACGTTTGCGCTGGACTGCTGCGACCGCGAGGCGATGAGCTGGGCAGCGACGACCGGCGGGCATAGCGGTGATGTGGTGCGCGACGTGATGCTGGCCGCCGTCGAACAGCGCTTCGGCACCACGCAGGCCGCGCAGCCCATCGAATGGCTGACGGACAACGGCTCGGCCTACATCGACCACCACACGCGCAGCTTCGCTCGCGAACTGGGTCTTGAGCCGCTGACCACGCCGGTCCGTTCGCCGCAGAGCAATGGCATGGCCGAATCGTTCGTGAAGACCATGAAGCACAATTACGTCGCCTATATGGACAAGTCTGACGCACCAACAGCGCTCTCGCGTCTGGCTATCGCGTTTGAACACTACAATGAGCGCCACCCGCACAAAGCCCTGAAATACCGCTCGCCTCGCGAGTTCAGGCGTAATGCGGTGTCATCAACCTAA
- a CDS encoding SOS response-associated peptidase family protein: protein MCTNYRAPSEPEGLAELKLPALRDLWRRTPWDPEVYPDCLAPIVARVDGRVEALLAGFGYWPRALQKANIEKAKAEGKAPPIMRSTMNVRDDNLGRSLLYGPAWRAGRRCLIPTQWIYEPCYETGRNVWHRIGVTGWRPYCVAGIWRTLKGANGNDLLTMSMITVNAEGHAIMSRMHKPQDPAETGRSK from the coding sequence ATGTGTACGAATTACCGCGCGCCGAGTGAGCCCGAAGGCCTCGCCGAACTGAAGCTTCCCGCGCTGCGTGACCTTTGGCGGCGAACGCCGTGGGATCCAGAGGTCTATCCAGACTGTCTTGCGCCGATCGTGGCGAGGGTCGATGGACGCGTCGAGGCGCTGCTCGCCGGATTCGGCTACTGGCCGCGCGCCTTGCAGAAAGCGAACATAGAGAAGGCGAAGGCCGAGGGCAAAGCGCCGCCGATCATGCGTAGCACAATGAACGTGCGCGACGACAACCTCGGGCGATCGCTTCTATACGGGCCGGCGTGGCGGGCAGGTCGCCGCTGTCTGATTCCGACGCAATGGATTTACGAACCGTGCTATGAGACCGGTCGAAATGTCTGGCATCGAATCGGCGTGACCGGTTGGCGTCCGTATTGTGTTGCAGGGATCTGGCGGACGTTGAAAGGCGCGAACGGGAACGACCTGCTCACGATGTCGATGATCACGGTGAATGCCGAAGGGCATGCGATTATGTCGCGCATGCACAAGCCACAGGATCCAGCGGAGACGGGTAGGTCCAAATAG
- a CDS encoding DNA adenine methylase has protein sequence MANPIIPWIGGKRRLADHIIPRFPKHDCYVEVFAGGAALYFMRPPAKVEVINDINGELVNLYRVVQHHLEEFVRQFKWALTSRQVFEWLKHTVPETLTDIQRAARFYYLQKSCFGGKLEGQTFGTRTEHPPGLNLLRIEEELSAAHIRLANAYIERLDWATCIDRYDRPHTLFYLDPPYFETEGYGVAFPFEEYEKMAERLRSIKGRAIVSLNDHPEIRRVFAGFHIESVPIQYTIGGGKGVERRELIIFSWDDAAQPAGLF, from the coding sequence ATGGCAAATCCCATCATTCCTTGGATCGGCGGCAAGCGTCGTCTCGCGGACCACATCATCCCGCGCTTTCCGAAACACGATTGTTACGTCGAGGTTTTCGCGGGCGGGGCGGCGCTGTACTTCATGCGACCGCCGGCCAAGGTCGAGGTGATCAACGATATCAACGGCGAACTGGTGAACCTGTATCGCGTCGTTCAGCACCATCTCGAAGAGTTCGTGCGTCAGTTCAAATGGGCGCTGACGAGCCGGCAGGTGTTCGAGTGGCTGAAGCACACGGTCCCGGAAACCCTCACCGATATCCAGCGTGCGGCGCGGTTCTACTACCTGCAAAAAAGTTGCTTTGGCGGGAAGCTCGAAGGGCAGACGTTCGGAACGCGGACGGAGCATCCGCCTGGGTTGAATCTGCTGCGCATCGAGGAAGAGCTATCGGCGGCGCACATCCGGCTCGCGAACGCGTACATCGAGCGGCTCGATTGGGCGACCTGCATCGATCGTTACGACCGGCCGCACACGCTGTTCTACCTCGATCCGCCGTATTTCGAGACGGAAGGGTACGGCGTTGCGTTTCCATTCGAGGAATACGAGAAGATGGCCGAGCGGCTGCGGTCGATCAAGGGGCGCGCGATCGTCAGCCTCAACGACCATCCGGAGATCCGGCGCGTGTTCGCCGGTTTCCATATCGAGAGCGTGCCGATTCAGTACACGATAGGCGGCGGGAAGGGCGTCGAGCGCCGCGAACTGATCATCTTCAGTTGGGACGATGCGGCGCAGCCGGCGGGACTTTTCTGA
- the cysE gene encoding serine O-acetyltransferase, giving the protein MFTRLREDVATIRARDPAARSAWEVLTCYPGLHALVFHRIAHACWRSDWRWLGRFVSQVGRFLTGIEIHPGATLGRRVFIDHGMGVVIGETAVVGDDCTIYQGVTLGGTSLTRGAKRHPTLECGVIVGAGAKVLGGFTVGAGAKIGSNAVVVKPVPAGGTAVGNPARVVMAADAKRTPERAAFCAYGITPNADDPMSLAIHGLIDHAAKEAQRVDEIVVALERLGAHLDALQGSDGARLDLRRLSAAFEGRALDGKSAER; this is encoded by the coding sequence ATGTTCACGAGACTTCGCGAAGACGTTGCCACGATCCGCGCGCGCGATCCCGCCGCCCGCAGCGCGTGGGAAGTGCTCACGTGCTATCCGGGGCTGCATGCGCTCGTATTTCACCGGATCGCACACGCGTGCTGGCGTTCGGACTGGCGCTGGCTCGGCCGGTTCGTGTCGCAGGTCGGCCGCTTCCTGACCGGCATCGAGATCCACCCGGGAGCGACGCTCGGCCGGCGCGTGTTCATCGATCACGGAATGGGCGTCGTGATCGGCGAGACAGCCGTCGTCGGCGACGACTGCACGATCTACCAGGGCGTGACGCTCGGCGGCACGTCGCTCACGCGCGGCGCGAAGCGTCACCCGACGCTCGAGTGCGGCGTGATCGTCGGCGCGGGCGCGAAGGTGCTGGGCGGCTTCACGGTCGGCGCGGGCGCGAAGATCGGCTCGAATGCGGTCGTCGTGAAGCCGGTGCCGGCGGGGGGCACTGCGGTCGGCAATCCGGCGCGGGTCGTGATGGCAGCCGATGCGAAACGTACGCCCGAGCGCGCGGCGTTCTGCGCGTACGGGATCACGCCGAACGCCGACGATCCGATGTCGCTCGCGATTCACGGCCTCATCGATCATGCGGCAAAGGAGGCGCAGCGCGTCGACGAGATCGTCGTCGCGCTCGAGCGTCTGGGGGCGCATCTCGACGCGCTGCAGGGCTCGGACGGCGCGCGGCTCGATTTGCGTCGCCTGTCCGCCGCGTTCGAGGGGCGAGCGCTGGACGGGAAGTCGGCCGAGCGCTGA
- a CDS encoding restriction endonuclease fold toxin 5 domain-containing protein: protein MVFPVIEAAAVELGPILARVGVALLGGATVAGTASLSGDTPKENSKATPDVRALPRTGESCKKCPPEETGRAIRANHHMSPHARMYQGRVTGRPYSVDERWSEEWKWFGTDFDGFVPAECLLQEAKSRYAKFLRRNVEGELQPRKWFEGFADMQDNLIRQATIVNANPPARLKWYFEEADAREYMLPALIRNKVQSVVQP, encoded by the coding sequence TTGGTATTTCCGGTAATAGAAGCGGCGGCGGTGGAGCTTGGGCCGATCTTGGCGCGCGTTGGCGTCGCCTTGTTGGGCGGCGCGACGGTGGCGGGAACGGCGAGTCTGTCGGGTGATACGCCGAAGGAGAACAGCAAGGCGACGCCGGATGTACGGGCATTGCCGCGCACCGGCGAAAGCTGCAAGAAATGCCCGCCCGAGGAGACAGGGCGCGCAATTCGAGCGAACCATCATATGTCGCCGCACGCCCGTATGTACCAAGGTCGCGTCACGGGACGTCCATACAGCGTCGACGAACGGTGGAGCGAAGAATGGAAATGGTTCGGTACGGATTTCGACGGCTTCGTACCCGCCGAATGCCTACTACAAGAGGCAAAGTCACGCTATGCCAAGTTTCTCCGGCGCAATGTCGAGGGTGAGCTACAGCCGCGAAAGTGGTTCGAAGGCTTTGCCGACATGCAAGATAACCTCATTCGCCAAGCTACAATCGTCAATGCGAATCCACCGGCGCGCCTGAAGTGGTATTTCGAAGAAGCCGACGCACGCGAATACATGCTCCCCGCCCTTATCCGCAACAAGGTGCAATCGGTCGTGCAACCGTAA
- a CDS encoding helix-turn-helix domain-containing protein: MSDLHFVTGAANRLARHSVHSLFQSQGWDVVEKGEDGKGADFILTSPRGQTYHAVLKALTEGRADRAIPLFSQALLESRARANARQDRSRPAVVLWVGIASPALIKKLVSFHREYGNGEPLAILSDVPLYADFPELQADEQPVTVRRSSHSAPPTLVFSDLAQWMLKLLLAADIKRENLINAPEKKYMTASELAREAGVAVMTATRLVNALKEEGLVEFAPHLRIVQRRKLAHRWKAAYVKPAASVPMKFLAGGLPEEQQLRKTLKRENGATLGQFAAANALRVGHVHGAITTLWVPDLAAAEGWRGLKRAREGERPDVILKQHQYPQSLLRGRVMCDGVWVTDIIQTWLDVSADPTRGAEQAAELEHGVLAKVVGEKV, from the coding sequence ATGAGCGACCTACACTTCGTAACCGGAGCCGCCAACCGCCTCGCGCGCCACTCCGTGCATTCGCTTTTCCAAAGCCAAGGCTGGGACGTCGTTGAGAAGGGCGAGGACGGCAAGGGTGCAGATTTCATTCTAACGAGCCCCCGTGGCCAGACGTATCACGCCGTATTGAAGGCGCTGACCGAAGGCCGTGCCGATCGCGCGATCCCACTATTCTCGCAAGCTCTGCTGGAGTCGCGCGCACGCGCGAACGCGCGGCAAGACCGATCACGCCCGGCTGTCGTCCTCTGGGTGGGAATCGCATCGCCCGCGCTTATCAAAAAGCTGGTGAGCTTCCACAGGGAGTACGGGAACGGTGAGCCGCTTGCCATCCTCTCCGACGTGCCCCTGTACGCAGATTTTCCGGAGCTGCAGGCCGATGAGCAGCCGGTGACCGTGCGGCGCAGCAGTCATTCGGCACCGCCGACGCTCGTATTCTCCGACCTCGCCCAATGGATGCTCAAGCTTCTGCTCGCGGCCGACATCAAGCGTGAGAACCTGATAAATGCCCCGGAGAAGAAATACATGACGGCGAGCGAGCTTGCGCGCGAAGCTGGCGTTGCGGTCATGACCGCTACTCGGCTCGTCAATGCCCTGAAAGAGGAGGGCCTGGTCGAGTTCGCGCCCCATCTGCGGATCGTGCAGCGACGCAAGCTTGCGCATCGTTGGAAGGCAGCGTATGTGAAACCGGCCGCCAGCGTGCCGATGAAATTCCTGGCGGGAGGCCTTCCCGAGGAGCAGCAGTTACGAAAGACGCTCAAGCGCGAAAACGGGGCGACGCTCGGGCAGTTTGCGGCGGCCAACGCTCTGCGCGTAGGGCACGTTCACGGCGCCATAACGACCCTGTGGGTGCCCGACCTCGCAGCAGCTGAAGGCTGGCGGGGCTTGAAGCGTGCGCGCGAGGGCGAACGGCCGGATGTGATCCTGAAGCAGCACCAGTACCCTCAATCGCTGCTTCGCGGGCGCGTCATGTGTGATGGAGTCTGGGTGACCGATATCATCCAGACATGGCTTGACGTCTCCGCCGACCCGACGCGCGGTGCCGAGCAGGCCGCCGAGCTCGAGCACGGCGTTCTGGCAAAAGTAGTAGGAGAGAAAGTATGA
- a CDS encoding lysis system i-spanin subunit Rz, translating to MPKAASYLLAALLGMAAGAGAEYLISAHRLADEQAARALDAQRHAEALGTISRAALDAEQRAIAAHDAAASAVAAVDQRTTKERNEHEAESRSLRAALAAGTERLRVAVRHCTAAGGDGVPGASSATGVGDGAAAYADVDAAVAERVFGVAGDDQREIDKLTALQGYVCAVRPETPGCDQK from the coding sequence ATGCCGAAAGCAGCTTCGTATCTGCTGGCCGCGCTACTTGGCATGGCGGCTGGCGCGGGCGCCGAGTACCTGATCAGCGCACATCGGCTTGCCGACGAGCAGGCCGCGCGGGCGCTCGACGCGCAGCGGCATGCCGAAGCGTTGGGCACGATCTCGCGCGCCGCGCTTGATGCCGAGCAGCGCGCGATCGCCGCGCACGATGCCGCTGCGTCGGCGGTGGCCGCCGTCGACCAACGAACCACGAAGGAGAGGAACGAGCATGAAGCAGAGAGTCGCAGCCTGCGGGCTGCTCTTGCCGCTGGCACTGAGCGGCTGCGCGTCGCCGTCCGACACTGCACGGCAGCCGGTGGCGACGGCGTGCCCGGCGCTTCCAGCGCCACCGGCGTGGGCGATGGTGCCGCCGCCTATGCAGACGTCGACGCAGCGGTTGCGGAACGCGTTTTCGGCGTCGCCGGCGACGATCAGCGCGAGATCGACAAACTGACGGCCCTACAGGGCTACGTATGTGCAGTGCGGCCCGAAACGCCGGGCTGCGACCAGAAGTAA
- a CDS encoding PAAR domain-containing protein has translation MVKRAIICVGDTTTHGGKVLEGAPTFTLNGRNVAGVGHKVLCPRCKGIFPILPDLLGRRYPHTIGERDTAVEGMRTACGAELIASQGTGTIDDVGAGERGNGGSPGGSAAVAAAAVAPSPTLCLECLKAAAKNAATMVARG, from the coding sequence GTGGTCAAGCGCGCGATCATCTGCGTCGGCGACACGACGACACACGGCGGCAAGGTGCTCGAAGGCGCGCCGACGTTCACGCTCAACGGACGCAATGTGGCCGGCGTCGGCCACAAGGTACTTTGCCCGCGCTGCAAGGGCATTTTCCCGATCCTCCCCGACTTGCTCGGCCGCCGCTACCCGCACACGATCGGCGAGCGCGACACCGCCGTCGAGGGCATGCGCACGGCCTGCGGCGCGGAGTTGATCGCATCGCAGGGCACCGGAACGATCGACGACGTCGGCGCGGGCGAGCGCGGGAACGGCGGCTCGCCCGGCGGATCGGCAGCCGTAGCGGCGGCCGCGGTCGCCCCTTCCCCCACGCTCTGCCTCGAATGCCTGAAGGCGGCGGCCAAGAATGCCGCGACGATGGTCGCACGCGGATGA
- a CDS encoding DUF4123 domain-containing protein: MTQPSINAHFEMRRQQVTLPARLFAVVDALLFAEASDAPPLRRANYSIALFDRTPDASLAEHGPWLIDYALAPGPIRRVLAELAAGPIGMSWLISAYPFERLAAELREHLDVRLPDGRTALLRFYDARIMPDIARVMSDAQRSQFFVATYDWLVEIDGRLTGVHPHA; this comes from the coding sequence ATGACGCAACCGAGCATCAACGCGCATTTCGAGATGCGCCGCCAGCAGGTCACGCTGCCCGCGCGGCTCTTCGCGGTGGTCGACGCGCTGCTCTTCGCCGAAGCGTCGGACGCCCCGCCGCTGCGGCGCGCGAACTATTCGATCGCGCTGTTCGACCGCACGCCCGACGCGTCGCTCGCCGAGCATGGCCCGTGGCTGATCGATTACGCGCTCGCGCCGGGGCCGATCCGGCGCGTGCTCGCCGAGCTCGCGGCCGGGCCGATCGGCATGTCGTGGCTGATCAGCGCGTATCCGTTCGAGCGGCTGGCCGCCGAGTTGCGCGAGCACCTCGACGTGCGGTTGCCGGACGGCCGCACCGCGCTGCTCCGGTTCTACGACGCGCGCATCATGCCCGACATCGCGCGCGTGATGAGCGACGCGCAGCGCTCGCAATTCTTCGTCGCGACGTACGACTGGCTCGTCGAGATCGACGGGCGGCTGACCGGAGTGCATCCGCATGCTTGA
- a CDS encoding RNA methyltransferase translates to MESQQKPSAPFAGAATSRPARAARGGFTSTRFVLVEPSHPGNVGAAARALKTMGFSRLVLVAPRVPCVQSDPEALAMASGADDVLASAHVVPTLADALNGVQWSLALTARSREYGPPRLAPRAAAASALQQVRTGDIAFVFGNERTGLSNEHVERCSAIAHIPANPAYSSLNLAQAVQVLAYELRVALLEDGEPATPPDAALGARAQSDEIERMFVHLENALIALDFLDPRNPKKLMPRLRRLFARTGLEREEVNIVRGIAKHILLRAGGTAARAGASGDGESDPGDAERSGRDAGRGAGRDG, encoded by the coding sequence TTGGAATCTCAGCAGAAACCGTCCGCGCCGTTCGCCGGCGCGGCCACATCCCGTCCGGCGCGGGCCGCGCGCGGCGGATTCACGTCGACGCGCTTCGTGCTCGTCGAGCCTAGCCACCCCGGCAACGTCGGTGCGGCGGCGCGCGCGCTGAAGACGATGGGCTTTTCGCGCCTCGTGCTCGTCGCGCCGCGCGTGCCGTGCGTGCAGAGCGATCCGGAGGCGCTCGCGATGGCGAGCGGCGCCGACGACGTGCTCGCGTCCGCGCACGTCGTGCCGACGCTCGCCGACGCGCTGAACGGCGTGCAATGGTCGCTCGCGCTCACCGCGCGCTCGCGCGAGTACGGGCCGCCGCGGCTCGCGCCCCGCGCGGCCGCCGCGAGCGCGCTCCAGCAGGTGCGCACGGGCGACATCGCGTTCGTGTTCGGCAACGAGCGCACCGGCTTGTCGAACGAGCACGTCGAGCGTTGCAGCGCGATCGCGCATATTCCGGCGAACCCCGCTTACAGCTCGCTCAATCTCGCGCAGGCGGTGCAGGTGCTCGCGTACGAGCTGCGCGTCGCGCTGCTCGAAGACGGCGAGCCCGCCACGCCGCCGGACGCCGCGCTCGGCGCGCGCGCGCAAAGCGACGAGATCGAGCGGATGTTCGTTCATCTCGAAAATGCGCTGATCGCGCTCGACTTCCTCGATCCGCGCAATCCGAAGAAGCTGATGCCGCGGCTGCGGCGGCTCTTCGCGCGAACGGGGCTCGAACGCGAGGAAGTGAACATCGTTCGCGGGATCGCGAAGCACATCTTGCTGAGGGCGGGCGGCACGGCCGCGCGCGCGGGCGCCTCGGGCGACGGCGAAAGCGACCCGGGCGACGCGGAGCGTTCCGGCCGCGACGCCGGGCGAGGGGCCGGACGGGATGGCTGA